The Nitrospirales bacterium genome includes a window with the following:
- a CDS encoding uroporphyrinogen-III synthase encodes MNEKSGFDGLVVAAFESRMATEMTRLIERHGGKPLVAPSMQEIPLEENPRALAFGEQLLGEQFDLVILLTGVGTRSLVQVLQTKFSLDSIQEALGQTMLAARGPKSVTALKEINLTPKIVVPEPNTWRDVLESVRTFYPDGMQGLHIAVQEYGATNLELLEALRKQGATVTPVPVYRWAFPDDIEPLRGLLRNIIERKVDVILVTNAVQIEHAVKVLEETHEVDAFRQALKHMVVASIGYITSERLKQYGFAIDLEPTRAKMGILVKETSEQVQEILQQKRSSH; translated from the coding sequence ATGAATGAAAAAAGTGGATTTGACGGTCTCGTCGTCGCGGCATTCGAAAGCCGGATGGCCACCGAGATGACCCGTTTAATTGAACGGCACGGTGGAAAACCGCTCGTCGCCCCATCCATGCAAGAAATTCCTTTGGAAGAAAATCCCAGGGCTTTGGCGTTCGGAGAGCAACTTCTCGGTGAGCAATTCGACCTCGTCATTTTGTTGACCGGAGTCGGCACTAGAAGTCTTGTTCAAGTTCTCCAAACCAAATTCTCATTGGATTCCATACAAGAGGCACTCGGACAAACCATGTTGGCCGCCAGGGGTCCCAAATCAGTGACAGCTTTAAAAGAAATCAATCTGACTCCCAAGATCGTTGTTCCGGAACCCAATACATGGAGAGATGTCTTGGAATCGGTCAGGACCTTTTATCCAGATGGCATGCAAGGACTTCACATAGCCGTTCAGGAATATGGGGCCACCAACCTGGAACTTCTTGAGGCCTTACGAAAACAGGGCGCCACCGTCACGCCAGTCCCAGTCTATCGATGGGCTTTTCCAGACGACATCGAACCGCTTCGTGGGCTGCTGCGAAACATCATTGAGAGGAAGGTCGATGTTATCCTTGTGACCAATGCCGTGCAAATCGAGCATGCCGTCAAGGTTCTGGAAGAAACTCATGAAGTCGATGCTTTTCGGCAGGCCTTGAAACACATGGTTGTAGCGTCGATCGGATATATCACGAGCGAACGATTGAAGCAGTATGGATTTGCCATTGACCTGGAACCGACCCGGGCCAAAATGGGAATCCTCGTGAAAGAGACGAGTGAACAGGTCCAAGAAATCTTGCAGCAGAAGCGTTCCTCTCATTAA
- a CDS encoding RtcB family protein, whose protein sequence is MSKQSYNIIETGTGVPIKAWTRGVPLEPEAEQQLRNVASLPIIHKWVAAMPDVHWGMGATVGSVIPTKKAIIPAAVGVDIGCGMMAVQTTLKAGHLPDNLRSLRATIEKAVPHGRTNQGGRGDRGAWHNIPKHHQKEWERLRSGYDQIRDKHRALDRGNDLNHLGTLGTGNHFIEVCLDTNDTVWFMLHSGSRGVGNRIGSYFIELAKKDMRKHVRNLPDKNLSYLSEGTEHFDDYVQAVHWAQNFAMTNRKLMMQNLIHAIKQAGELPEFHETQEVVNCHHNYVAVERHYGEEVFVTRKGAVRARRGDMGIIPGSMGAQSFIVRGLGNDESFHSCSHGAGRAMSRTEAKRRFTIADHEKATAGVECRKDKDVIDETPQAYKPINDVMNAQRDLVEVVYTLRQVVCVKG, encoded by the coding sequence ATGAGCAAGCAATCGTACAACATCATCGAAACGGGAACAGGTGTGCCGATTAAAGCATGGACGAGAGGTGTGCCGCTGGAGCCCGAGGCTGAACAGCAGCTTCGAAACGTGGCGTCTTTACCGATAATCCATAAATGGGTCGCGGCGATGCCCGATGTCCATTGGGGAATGGGTGCAACAGTGGGAAGTGTGATTCCCACCAAGAAAGCGATTATTCCAGCCGCCGTGGGTGTTGATATTGGCTGTGGCATGATGGCGGTTCAAACAACGCTCAAGGCCGGACATCTTCCGGATAATCTGAGATCCCTTCGCGCCACGATCGAAAAAGCTGTCCCGCATGGCCGTACAAATCAAGGAGGGCGCGGCGACCGAGGAGCCTGGCACAACATTCCCAAGCATCACCAGAAAGAATGGGAACGATTACGGTCAGGGTACGATCAGATACGAGACAAGCATCGAGCGCTCGATCGCGGAAACGACCTGAATCATCTTGGCACATTAGGGACCGGCAACCATTTTATCGAAGTCTGTTTGGATACGAATGACACTGTCTGGTTTATGCTGCATAGCGGTTCGCGTGGGGTGGGGAATCGGATCGGCAGTTATTTTATCGAGTTGGCCAAAAAGGACATGCGAAAGCACGTGCGAAATCTTCCGGATAAGAATCTTTCCTATCTGTCCGAGGGAACTGAACATTTTGACGACTATGTCCAAGCCGTCCATTGGGCGCAGAACTTTGCCATGACCAATCGCAAGCTCATGATGCAGAACCTTATTCACGCGATTAAACAGGCCGGAGAGCTGCCTGAATTTCACGAAACGCAGGAAGTCGTGAATTGTCATCATAACTACGTGGCCGTCGAACGGCATTATGGAGAAGAGGTCTTCGTGACGCGGAAAGGTGCGGTACGGGCAAGAAGGGGCGATATGGGGATAATCCCGGGAAGCATGGGAGCGCAATCTTTTATCGTCCGAGGGTTAGGCAATGACGAAAGCTTCCATAGTTGTAGTCATGGTGCAGGCCGGGCGATGTCACGGACGGAAGCCAAGCGCCGGTTCACGATTGCCGATCATGAAAAGGCCACGGCAGGAGTCGAATGCCGGAAAGATAAAGATGTGATCGACGAAACCCCGCAAGCTTACAAGCCTATCAACGATGTCATGAACGCCCAACGAGATTTGGTCGAAGTCGTGTACACCCTTCGCCAAGTCGTCTGCGTGAAGGGGTAG
- a CDS encoding type II toxin-antitoxin system RelE/ParE family toxin, producing MEYKLTQEAYLDSQNIYEYGFYTFGETQAEAYADELDHCFELLTQTPLICRKRSEFTPSVRIYQHKSHQIIYTVEDHHILIVRILHKSMNPSRHLSSTQ from the coding sequence ATGGAGTATAAACTTACGCAAGAAGCCTATTTAGACTCACAGAACATCTATGAATATGGCTTTTACACGTTTGGTGAAACACAAGCCGAAGCATACGCCGATGAATTAGACCATTGCTTCGAACTCTTGACCCAAACGCCTCTTATCTGTCGCAAACGATCTGAATTTACTCCATCGGTCCGGATCTATCAGCACAAAAGCCACCAAATTATTTATACCGTCGAAGACCATCACATCCTCATTGTCCGGATTCTCCATAAGAGTATGAATCCGTCGCGTCATTTGTCGTCCACTCAATAG
- a CDS encoding type II toxin-antitoxin system ParD family antitoxin has product MMMATMNISVPDPMKDWVEAQVENSGQYSSASDYVRDLIRRDQNEQDQIKALQAAITKGIESGVSDKSFKDAIKEARAKIKATKHGV; this is encoded by the coding sequence ATGATGATGGCCACCATGAATATTTCCGTTCCCGATCCTATGAAGGACTGGGTCGAAGCTCAAGTTGAAAATAGTGGGCAGTATAGCAGCGCAAGTGACTATGTCCGTGATCTGATCCGGCGCGACCAAAACGAACAGGATCAAATCAAAGCCCTGCAAGCTGCTATCACTAAAGGCATTGAAAGCGGTGTGAGCGACAAAAGTTTTAAAGACGCTATTAAAGAAGCTCGTGCCAAGATCAAAGCCACGAAGCATGGAGTATAA
- a CDS encoding PIN domain-containing protein, whose product MQPKGLIDTGPIVALLDRGDRWHKICVETFSSLPLPLATTSAVLAELFHFLDDHPQRIAAAWQTLRSGAITVLPITDQDMPALERLMKQYEDRPMDFADATLVHLAKRESLTTIFTIDHNDFETYRISGKQKFYIVPSR is encoded by the coding sequence GTGCAACCCAAAGGCCTGATTGATACCGGGCCAATTGTTGCCCTTTTAGACCGTGGTGATCGTTGGCACAAGATATGTGTAGAGACTTTCTCGAGTCTGCCGTTACCCTTAGCGACGACATCCGCTGTTCTTGCGGAATTGTTCCATTTTCTCGATGACCATCCACAACGCATTGCTGCTGCCTGGCAAACATTAAGATCAGGCGCTATTACCGTTCTCCCAATCACGGACCAAGACATGCCAGCACTTGAGCGACTGATGAAACAGTATGAGGATCGCCCCATGGATTTTGCAGATGCGACCTTAGTTCATCTTGCCAAGCGAGAATCCCTCACAACGATATTCACCATTGATCATAATGATTTCGAAACGTATCGTATCAGCGGCAAGCAAAAGTTCTATATCGTTCCCTCTCGCTAA
- a CDS encoding ImmA/IrrE family metallo-endopeptidase yields MSDEKRHEAKTDSDWLANIYDMLAEDDTLSLDDVKESIREEGDDPDALIARGMEFIEQQRQLATQRMLEEARENKKAALQNVREIPRHNLSFDQLREKVKLAWSSLSEAPGGTLQAAYRNLENLTEQDLHSLLKDLELVSELNREEKEKETSQGMVYVDRGAGARRARSIIHEYRIRTPKEIDVEGIAGLKNVCVREDILEGCEGRLVRKGNCGIITVNTNTREVGKKRFTIGHELGHFELHGKKTSSFICSKKDVQLLGFFNVSPETEANEFAAELLMPEDMFKPQCAQTAPSLNHIQSLADDFQTTLTATALRYIQYCPYRCAIVVSKDNKIKWAKESEDFGYRLESGQKLDPDSWATDFFNGANLSREMQTVLARSWLQYGRVNSTACLSEQSWGFPNYGEVLTLLFIDDSFDE; encoded by the coding sequence ATGAGTGATGAAAAGCGTCATGAGGCCAAGACCGACAGTGATTGGCTGGCCAATATCTATGACATGCTTGCTGAGGACGATACTCTTTCCCTCGATGATGTGAAGGAATCAATAAGAGAAGAGGGTGATGATCCTGATGCCTTGATTGCTCGGGGGATGGAATTCATCGAACAACAACGACAACTTGCGACCCAACGTATGCTAGAAGAGGCAAGGGAAAATAAAAAAGCTGCACTTCAAAATGTTAGAGAAATCCCCAGGCACAATCTTAGTTTTGACCAGTTGCGAGAGAAAGTAAAACTTGCTTGGTCGAGCCTTTCAGAAGCACCTGGCGGTACCCTGCAAGCGGCATATCGAAATTTGGAAAACCTCACGGAGCAAGATTTACATTCGCTGCTCAAAGATTTAGAGCTTGTTTCTGAGTTGAATAGGGAAGAAAAGGAAAAGGAGACTAGCCAGGGAATGGTTTACGTTGATAGAGGTGCTGGTGCAAGGCGAGCCAGAAGTATTATTCATGAGTACAGGATTCGCACTCCTAAAGAAATCGATGTTGAGGGTATCGCAGGACTCAAGAATGTTTGTGTCCGCGAGGACATTCTTGAAGGATGTGAAGGACGCCTTGTAAGAAAAGGAAATTGTGGAATTATTACCGTTAATACAAATACCCGTGAAGTAGGGAAAAAACGATTTACGATTGGCCATGAGCTAGGCCACTTTGAATTACATGGCAAAAAAACTTCCTCATTTATTTGTTCAAAAAAAGATGTCCAGCTTTTAGGATTTTTTAATGTTTCGCCAGAAACTGAAGCCAATGAATTTGCCGCAGAATTATTGATGCCCGAAGACATGTTTAAGCCTCAATGTGCTCAAACTGCCCCTAGTCTTAACCATATTCAATCTCTCGCTGATGATTTTCAGACAACGCTAACGGCCACAGCACTGCGGTATATACAATATTGTCCTTACAGATGTGCAATAGTAGTTTCAAAAGATAATAAAATTAAATGGGCCAAAGAAAGTGAGGATTTTGGGTATCGGTTGGAGTCTGGCCAAAAACTTGATCCAGATTCCTGGGCTACTGATTTTTTTAATGGGGCGAATCTGAGTCGGGAAATGCAAACTGTACTTGCAAGAAGCTGGTTGCAATATGGAAGAGTGAATTCGACGGCGTGTTTATCAGAACAATCGTGGGGTTTCCCCAATTATGGGGAAGTTTTAACGTTACTTTTTATAGATGATTCATTTGATGAATAA
- a CDS encoding DUF2188 domain-containing protein, with product MGKKRDIHVVPHSDFGWATRREGSANVSSRHRTQGAAIDKARGTAKEDRVEVVIHRPDGRIRDSDSYGNDPNPPKDRKH from the coding sequence ATGGGGAAGAAAAGAGACATTCATGTAGTGCCACACAGTGACTTTGGGTGGGCTACCCGACGTGAGGGGTCTGCCAATGTATCATCACGTCACCGAACACAAGGAGCAGCGATAGATAAGGCTCGTGGTACTGCCAAAGAAGACAGAGTTGAAGTCGTAATCCATCGTCCGGATGGAAGAATTCGCGACAGCGATAGCTATGGGAACGATCCAAATCCACCAAAGGACCGCAAGCATTAA
- a CDS encoding GIY-YIG nuclease family protein, whose protein sequence is MADVEVVATYKLSNINRNKLEHLIHRIFDPARLDIEIKDRFGNPVVPREWFLVPIFVIDEAVERIKDGTITGFQYDPVTASLTQAVK, encoded by the coding sequence ATGGCGGATGTGGAGGTTGTTGCCACGTACAAGCTTTCTAACATCAATCGTAATAAGCTCGAACATCTCATTCATCGGATTTTTGATCCGGCAAGACTTGATATTGAAATCAAGGATCGCTTTGGAAATCCCGTTGTGCCGCGCGAATGGTTTCTCGTGCCGATCTTTGTGATCGACGAGGCTGTTGAGCGCATTAAGGATGGCACGATTACAGGATTTCAGTATGATCCAGTGACTGCATCGTTAACGCAGGCAGTTAAATAA
- a CDS encoding formylglycine-generating enzyme family protein, with the protein MNRRSFQKIYTGSMLAGVFLILLISGNVFAKTDNPSEIIGKDTAPMVLVPEGVFPMGVPDSARDGGVDERPNHDVFLDTFYIDKYEVTNGRYLQFVTETGHRTPQHPTDPTKGLWKGNIMPESVVDLPVINVDWYDADAYCKWAGKRLPTEAEWEKAAKGPNNWRFPWGDVEPTDKHLNYNQVTWRGEATLVPVGIYEAGKSPYGAYDMAGNVWEWVADWYDSQYYSKSPDRNPKGPQTGGYKVLRSSGWQGETPQARIFTRIMSKPLDRNHSTGFRCAKDAGK; encoded by the coding sequence ATGAACAGGAGAAGTTTTCAAAAAATCTATACTGGCTCGATGCTCGCGGGCGTTTTTCTCATACTGCTTATATCAGGAAACGTTTTCGCAAAAACCGATAACCCATCGGAAATCATCGGGAAGGATACCGCGCCCATGGTTCTCGTGCCTGAAGGAGTGTTTCCCATGGGTGTCCCTGATTCCGCCAGGGATGGTGGAGTCGATGAACGGCCTAATCATGACGTATTCCTCGATACATTTTATATCGATAAGTATGAGGTGACGAATGGCCGATATTTACAATTTGTGACCGAGACTGGTCATCGCACCCCGCAGCACCCCACCGATCCGACCAAAGGACTTTGGAAAGGGAATATCATGCCTGAATCAGTCGTTGACCTTCCGGTCATCAACGTGGATTGGTACGATGCCGACGCATATTGCAAGTGGGCCGGCAAGCGGCTCCCGACCGAAGCCGAATGGGAAAAGGCAGCCAAAGGCCCCAATAATTGGCGATTTCCATGGGGGGACGTCGAACCGACGGACAAACACCTCAACTACAACCAAGTCACCTGGCGCGGAGAAGCAACACTGGTTCCTGTCGGAATCTATGAAGCCGGGAAAAGTCCATACGGCGCGTACGATATGGCAGGAAACGTCTGGGAATGGGTGGCTGATTGGTATGACTCGCAATACTATTCGAAAAGCCCGGACCGCAATCCCAAAGGCCCGCAAACAGGTGGATACAAAGTCCTCCGAAGTTCCGGCTGGCAGGGAGAAACCCCGCAAGCCCGTATCTTTACACGCATCATGAGCAAACCGCTCGACCGTAATCACTCAACAGGCTTTCGGTGTGCGAAAGATGCCGGAAAGTAG
- a CDS encoding VOC family protein: MSQPGMLGLRHVALNVKDIRVSQPFYERLFDMKVVWQPDSQSVYLSSGSDNLALHQIPSESLHAFADQKNQFLDHLGFLYESPSHVEEMFARAQTQNIPIVKPLKAHRDGSYSFYLADPDGNVVQVLYEPSVAGQEAK, from the coding sequence ATGAGCCAACCAGGTATGCTGGGCCTTCGACATGTGGCGCTCAATGTTAAGGATATACGAGTGTCCCAGCCTTTCTATGAGCGACTCTTCGACATGAAGGTCGTATGGCAGCCGGATTCGCAGAGCGTCTACTTGAGTTCGGGGTCTGACAATCTTGCGCTTCACCAGATTCCCAGCGAATCCCTCCATGCTTTCGCTGACCAGAAAAACCAATTTTTAGATCATCTGGGATTTTTGTACGAGTCCCCCTCCCATGTCGAAGAGATGTTTGCCCGGGCCCAGACGCAAAATATCCCTATCGTCAAACCGCTGAAAGCGCACCGGGACGGAAGTTATTCTTTTTACCTGGCAGATCCGGATGGCAATGTCGTTCAGGTTTTGTACGAACCATCTGTGGCGGGCCAGGAGGCCAAGTAA
- a CDS encoding MBL fold metallo-hydrolase yields the protein MSTWDIFQPNQYIGLHPWVWVQLESAEPPGPLPFLGGVDPQVVESLHQVHSILLSSVETAISDIMAHRASLDDPATPRRLEDAYAEVVASRPQLTAHIQCGREADGTFQWSYPRDTRLSATMAYAGLRIFNVATRNAIPWQFERPIAPMVGKFLGFLDGTRTVSEIRTVATASGRDMEGYLTKFFELLRDSDCLAVSSTSSVRQQWLEHTRDRDVIHLGHAAVMYRQRDQFFWVDPWLMPWFAESPVPSLWMNLLPKPSAIFLTHDHDDHVDPRTLFHLDKDIPIFVPSRKNRKHLYYDYLSLLREFGFNRVTEMAHGDTWKFDGGAVASVPFYGEDPCDLVLPRNCYVIADRGHNILVHADSGPTNAGESALKDGIIKDLVVRYGPLSIVLSSQQQLKEVRSYTAHACLAHPGTWLDVGENGYLTNQYLADLCATAKAKLFVSYATGGADWYPDHLSFMFSHRNPARTALITAHWDQPDSLRASLEPVGCGYHYAQALDIFRIGEREAVHVHPCSQALSPVQLFQQDHPLPSFLSRPAPSR from the coding sequence ATGAGCACGTGGGATATTTTTCAGCCTAATCAGTATATCGGGTTGCATCCCTGGGTGTGGGTGCAGTTAGAAAGCGCGGAACCTCCCGGGCCGTTACCGTTTCTTGGAGGGGTGGACCCTCAAGTCGTGGAGAGCCTGCATCAAGTTCATAGTATATTATTGAGTTCGGTCGAGACTGCCATCAGCGATATCATGGCTCACCGGGCTTCGTTGGACGACCCAGCGACCCCGCGTCGTCTTGAAGACGCTTACGCCGAAGTGGTGGCTTCACGCCCCCAATTAACGGCTCATATTCAATGTGGCCGCGAGGCAGACGGAACGTTTCAGTGGTCTTATCCCCGCGATACCCGGCTGTCGGCGACCATGGCCTACGCGGGGCTCCGTATTTTTAACGTGGCGACTCGCAATGCGATCCCATGGCAGTTTGAACGGCCCATCGCTCCGATGGTCGGAAAATTTTTGGGGTTCCTGGATGGCACTCGAACGGTGTCGGAGATTCGAACGGTGGCCACGGCGTCAGGACGGGATATGGAGGGTTACCTGACGAAGTTCTTTGAACTCTTGCGTGACAGTGACTGTTTAGCGGTCAGCTCGACATCCTCGGTCCGCCAGCAGTGGTTGGAACATACGCGGGATCGAGACGTTATTCATCTTGGACATGCGGCCGTGATGTATCGCCAACGGGATCAATTTTTCTGGGTCGATCCGTGGTTGATGCCCTGGTTTGCCGAATCTCCGGTTCCTTCTCTGTGGATGAATCTGTTACCAAAGCCTTCGGCGATCTTTTTGACGCATGATCACGATGATCATGTCGATCCACGCACCCTCTTTCATCTGGACAAAGACATTCCAATTTTTGTCCCCAGCCGGAAGAATCGGAAACATTTGTATTACGACTACCTTTCCCTTTTACGAGAGTTCGGTTTTAACCGTGTGACAGAGATGGCTCATGGCGATACCTGGAAGTTTGACGGTGGAGCGGTCGCGTCCGTGCCGTTCTATGGTGAAGATCCCTGTGATTTGGTGTTGCCGCGCAATTGTTATGTCATTGCCGACCGTGGTCACAACATCCTCGTTCATGCGGACAGCGGGCCGACAAACGCCGGTGAGTCGGCGTTAAAAGACGGCATCATCAAGGACCTTGTCGTACGCTATGGCCCCTTGTCCATCGTCTTGTCTTCTCAACAGCAGCTTAAAGAGGTGCGGAGTTATACGGCCCATGCCTGCCTGGCGCACCCTGGGACATGGCTGGATGTGGGGGAGAACGGATACCTCACGAATCAATACTTGGCCGATCTTTGTGCAACAGCCAAGGCGAAATTGTTCGTCTCCTATGCGACCGGCGGAGCCGATTGGTACCCGGATCACTTGTCATTCATGTTCAGTCACAGAAATCCCGCGCGCACGGCCTTAATCACGGCCCATTGGGATCAACCCGATTCCCTTCGCGCTTCCCTTGAACCGGTGGGATGTGGCTATCATTACGCGCAGGCCTTGGATATTTTTCGGATTGGCGAGCGGGAGGCTGTTCACGTGCATCCTTGTTCCCAAGCACTGTCACCCGTTCAACTTTTCCAGCAGGACCACCCGCTTCCGTCATTCTTGAGCCGGCCCGCACCGTCCCGGTGA
- a CDS encoding PSP1 domain-containing protein, with the protein MSELDQDQDSDIPFPETVAVIGVKVRDQGEVKKTRTDDHSVRVGDHVILALDNDQTYGKVYTALQLLPFTPPMRVMRSTVRKATEEDERTIDRHQKIVAEGRTFCLERIEALKLHMKLVEVYSSFQRRTLTFTYTADGRVDFRQLVKDLARQFGCRIEMRQISSREEAGRLSGVDTCGLVLCCASFLTDFKPINPNKSGRHEGHWNGGDSHRIGVCGRLKCCLMFEEEGWSLTRRQSQPLIHPSRR; encoded by the coding sequence ATGTCAGAACTCGACCAAGATCAAGATAGCGATATCCCCTTTCCGGAAACCGTCGCGGTCATTGGCGTCAAGGTACGAGATCAAGGAGAAGTGAAGAAAACGAGGACAGATGATCATTCCGTGCGTGTTGGGGATCATGTCATCCTGGCGCTAGACAATGATCAAACGTACGGAAAGGTCTACACGGCTCTTCAGCTCCTTCCCTTTACGCCTCCCATGCGAGTCATGCGGTCAACGGTGCGAAAGGCGACTGAGGAGGACGAGCGAACGATCGACCGCCATCAAAAGATCGTGGCTGAAGGCCGCACGTTCTGCCTTGAACGGATCGAGGCCTTAAAGCTCCACATGAAACTCGTGGAAGTCTACAGTTCGTTTCAGCGACGAACATTGACCTTTACCTATACGGCTGACGGGCGCGTCGATTTCCGGCAACTCGTCAAAGATCTGGCCCGGCAATTTGGATGCCGCATCGAGATGCGACAGATTTCGAGTCGTGAGGAAGCTGGAAGATTGAGTGGGGTCGATACCTGTGGCCTGGTATTATGTTGTGCCAGTTTTCTCACGGATTTTAAGCCGATTAATCCCAATAAAAGCGGTCGTCACGAGGGGCATTGGAACGGAGGCGATAGTCATCGAATCGGTGTTTGTGGCCGGTTGAAATGTTGTTTGATGTTCGAAGAGGAAGGATGGTCGCTCACACGGCGGCAATCCCAACCTCTGATTCATCCCTCCCGGCGGTAA